The Bos mutus isolate GX-2022 chromosome 7, NWIPB_WYAK_1.1, whole genome shotgun sequence genome window below encodes:
- the HAPLN4 gene encoding LOW QUALITY PROTEIN: hyaluronan and proteoglycan link protein 4 (The sequence of the model RefSeq protein was modified relative to this genomic sequence to represent the inferred CDS: inserted 1 base in 1 codon) gives MVCARAALGPGALWAAAWGVLLLTAAAEAQRGRKKVVHVLEGESGSVVVQTAPGQVVSHRGGTIVLPCRYHYEAATHGHDGVRLKWTKVVDPLAFADVFVALGPQHRAFGSYRGRAELQGDGPGDASLVLRNVTLQDYGRYECEVTNELEDDTGMVKLDLEGVVFPYHPRGGRYKLTFAEAQRACAEQDGILASAEQLHAAWRDGLDWCNAGWLRDGSVQYPVSQPXEPCGGLGGAGSAGAGGGASGGVRNYGYRHNAEERYDAFCFTSNLPGRVFFLKPLRPVPFSGAARACAARGAAVAKVGQLFAAWKLQLLDRCTAGWLADGSARYPIVNPRARCGGRRPGVRSLGFPDASRRLFGVYCYRAPGAPDPAPGGWGWGWAGGGGWAGGSRDPAAWTPLRV, from the exons ATG GTGTGTGCTCGGGCGGCCCTCGGTCCCGGCGCGCTTTGGGCAGCTGCGTGGGGAGTCCTGCTGCTCACCGCCGCGGCGGAGGCGCAGCGCGGCCGGAAGAAGGTCGTGCACGTGCTGG AGGGGGAGTCGGGCTCGGTGGTGGTGCAGACAGCGCCGGGACAGGTGGTCAGCCACCGGGGTGGCACCATCGTCTTGCCCTGCCGCTACCACTACGAGGCAGCCACCCATGGCCACGACGGCGTCCGCCTCAAGTGGACCAAGGTGGTGGACCCGCTGGCCTTTGCCGATGTCTTCGTGGCGCTGGGCCCTCAGCATCGAGCGTTTGGCAGCTACCGCGGGCGGGCTGAGCTGCAGGGCGATGGGCCCGGGGACGCCTCCCTGGTTCTCCGAAACGTCACGCTACAGGACTACGGGCGCTATGAATGCGAGGTCACTAACGAGCTGGAGGATGACACGGGCATGGTCAAGCTGGACCTGGAAG GTGTAGTCTTCCCTTACCACCCTCGTGGAGGCCGCTACAAGCTGACCTTCGCCGAGGCTCAACGCGCGTGCGCTGAGCAGGACGGCATCTTGGCGTCTGCTGAGCAGCTGCACGCAGCCTGGCGCGACGGTCTGGACTGGTGCAACGCGGGCTGGCTGCGCGACGGCTCGGTGCAGTACCCGGTGAGCCAGC GGGAGCCCTGCGGCGGCCTGGGCGGAGCCGGGAGCGCCGGGGCTGGCGGCGGAGCCTCAGGAGGTGTGCGCAACTACGGCTACCGCCACAACGCAGAAGAACGTTACGATGCCTTCTGCTTCACATCCAACCTCCCGG GGCGCGTGTTCTTCCTGAAGCCACTGAGGCCGGTGCCTTTCTCCGGAGCGGCGCGCGCCTGCGCAGCGCGCGGCGCCGCCGTAGCCAAGGTGGGGCAGCTCTTCGCCGCGTGGAAGCTGCAGCTGCTGGACCGCTGCACCGCAGGCTGGCTGGCGGACGGGAGCGCACGCTACCCCATCGTGAATCCGCGCGCGCGCTGCGGCGGCCGCCGGCCGGGTGTACGCAGCCTCGGCTTTCCAGACGCCTCGCGCCGCCTCTTCGGCGTCTACTGCTACCGAGCGCCTGGCGCGCCGGACCCCGCCCCTggcggctggggctggggctgggctggaggcGGCGGGTGGGCCGGAGGCTCGCGAGACCCCGCCGCGTGGACCCCACTGCGCGTCTAG
- the TM6SF2 gene encoding transmembrane 6 superfamily member 2 has product MDIPPLAGKIAVLSLGALPLSFALNYVSLLSYPLGVVLMSTLILGLLSLAIYSLSRSDIYYDPLYAVFAVFAFTSVVDLLIALQEDGYMAGFMAFYTKEGEPYLRTAHGVFICYWDGIVHYLLYLAMTGAIRKRKSYRNFGLYWLGSFIMSILVFLPGNILGKYSSEIRPTFFLTIPFLLVPCWAGLRVFNQTQVPTCCTPNMVEEDQRKGLLQRPVDLALIIYLIFAAFFTLFRGLVVLDCPMDACFVYIYQYEPYLRDPVTYPKVQMLVNMFYVLPFYGLAIYALIFPGCSWLPDWALVFAGAIGQAQFSHMGASMHLRTPFTYRVPEDAWASFFVCNLLYALGPHLLAFRCLWRPAFFLRPPPGPPAHHEKQH; this is encoded by the exons ATGGACATCCCGCCGCTGGCGGGCAAGATCGCAGTTCTGTCGCTGGGCGCCCTACCGTTGTCCTTCGCGCTCAACTACGTCTCGCTGCTCTCGTA CCCCCTGGGGGTGGTGTTGATGAGCACCCTGATCCTGGGTCTGCTCTCCTTGGCAATATACAGCTTGTCCCGAAGTGACATCTATTATGACCCACTGTATGCTG TCTTCGCGGTCTTCGCCTTCACATCCGTGGTGGACCTCCTTATTGCTCTCCAGGAAGACGGCTACATGGCGGGTTTCATGGCGTTCTACACCAAGGAG GGTGAGCCATACCTGCGCACGGCACATGGAGTTTTCATCTGCTACTGGGATGGCATTGTTCACTACCTCCTCTACCTGGCCATGACTGGTGCCATCCGTAAAAG GAAGAGTTACCGGAACTTTGGACTCTACTGGCTGGGATCCTTTATCATGAGCATCCTAGTGTTCCTCCCAGGAAACATCCTTG GCAAATACAGCTCAGAGATCAGGCCTACATTTTTCCTCACCATTCCTTTCTTGCTGGTCCCATGCTGGGCTGGCTTGAGGGTCTTCAACCAGACCCAGGTGCCAACCTGCTGCACTCCCAACATG GTGGAGGAGGACCAAAGAAAGGGCCTTCTGCAGCGCCCAGTTGACCTGGCCCTCATCATCTACCTCATCTTTGCTGCATTCTTCACCCTCTTTCGGGGCCTG GTGGTACTTGACTGCCCCATGGATGCCTGCTTTGTCTACATCTATCAGTATGAACCATACCTGAGAGACCCTGTGACCTATCCAAAGGTGCAG ATGCTGGTGAATATGTTCTATGTGCTGCCTTTCTATGGCCTGGCCATCTATGCCCTCATCTTTCCTGGATGCTCCTGGCTGCCTGACTGGGCCTTGGTATTTGCTGGAGCCATTGGCcag GCACAGTTCTCACACATGGGGGCCTCCATGCACCTGCGCACGCCCTTCACCTACCGTGTGCCTGAGGATGCCTGGGCCAGCTTCTTCGTGTGTAACCTACTGTATGCGCTGGGCCCCCACTTGCTGGCCTTCCGCTGCCTGTGGCGTCCTGCCTTCTTCCTACGCCCACCTCCTGGGCCCCCAGCCCACCATGAGAAGCAGCACTGA